The following are from one region of the Syngnathus typhle isolate RoL2023-S1 ecotype Sweden linkage group LG22, RoL_Styp_1.0, whole genome shotgun sequence genome:
- the bub1 gene encoding mitotic checkpoint serine/threonine-protein kinase BUB1 isoform X1: MDVASCLKAFESSFASYMGDDPLDAWLKFVEYLDQSGSGETAMVLKRLVQNFLGVERYADDARFVNVCIRCATYFSEPIALFQHIFNKGVGTQTAALYVAWAQQFERKAMMEKADVVYLKALENRAQPVDSLMREYRQFQARIRSRAEVSGGDPEPSLDSAPAAPAQAAAAAAELPSSGVCTVWSGPGREPEYADGEFVSMYSKDALAAQGSELCFDEVRARAYWRKREAEDHLRTKRRAEGSPRSPPCPIAPPEAERSLAAASSSPADGTPKTSATENPSAHQPLDSDFGGSPAARRDPSRSPVWRAPGSAFRGSACHDAPNLPPSPTVNTREALDVIMGMFRDPTLTEELSGDTSDDAVESALPGNWAPAAAEPLFIYQDDVSAAASHAAPGESKATRGRGLSEKAPAVEAHAEAAGRDQTAEGMSCWDEDRLAACPNNTADFAPAARCVSTPFVRRGIGDAGFVQVADVEDSLAVQKNSLLQSQEADVTCAGSAADQNPFLRRCHKLSPIMEQSPPDVSSEGLAAHRPSALSVTSPAVQMSQDSVAAVQLFTIPEDLPPVAPQELCKSTSAVIASPEKEPCRPSPPGLRRKTQALLSTAAARQGVAGPDGDLRDGARPPSDPWSAELISDLLSSVSPPLASHPQLVNWQRGLPDIGVKKTISMGTASLRVDRVLGQGAFATVYLATDPATSDKMVLKVQKPSNPWEFYIHTQLDRRLSPSVRHLFSRVRSAHIFTNGSVLVGELHAYGTLLNAANLYKSLGDRVMPQPLVIHFAICILRMLEELHTARIIHADVKPDNFMLGQRFAAADDFEPDRPEPGLVLIDLGQSIDMDLFPPGAAFTASCLTSGFRCTEMLSGKPWNYQTDLFGAAGTIHVLLFGTYMQVVQNDGEWQTCAAFRRMPHRDMWLHLFRTLLNVPACRPAPDALADLRRRLSAVLQRDYCNKLASLKRRLLVLLLQSCQAASRA, from the exons ATGGATGTGGCCTCTTGTTTAAA AGCGTTTGAGAGCAGTTTCGCCTCGTACATGGGAGATGACCCCCTGGACGCGTGGCTCAA GTTTGTGGAGTACTTGGACCAAAGCGGCAGCGGTGAAACGGCGATGGTGCTCAAAAGGCTGGTGCAGAACTTTCTCGGAGTGGAGCGATATGCCGACGACGCCCGCTTTGTCAACGTGTGCATCAGATGC GCCACCTACTTCTCGGAGCCCATTGCCCTGTTCCAGCACATCTTCAACAAGGGCGTGGGCACGCAGACGGCGGCGCTTTACGTGGCCTGGGCTCAGCAATTTGAGCGAAAAGCAATGATGGAGAAAGCGGACGTCGTTTACCTCAAAGCTCTGGAGAACCGAGCCCAGCCCGTCGACAGCCTCATGCGAGAGTACAG GCAGTTTCAGGCTCGAATCAGAAGCCGGGCAGAGGTGTCGGGAG GAGATCCCGAGCCGTCGCTGGACAGCGCGCCCGCTGCTCCCGCCCAG gcagctgccgccgctgccgagCTCCCATCCAGTGGCGTCTGCAC AGTTTGGAGCGGTCCCGGCCGTGAGCCCGAATACGCCGACGGGGAGTTCGTGTCCATGTACTCCAAGGATGCGCTGGCGGCGCAAGGATCTGAGCTTTGCTTCGACGAAGTGCGAGCACGGGCGTACTGGCGGAAGCGGGAGGCCGAGGATCACCTGAGAACAAAGCGCAGAGCGGAGGGGTCACCGAGGTCGCCCCCGTGTCCCATTGCACCACCTGAAGCGGAGCGCTCCCTGGCGGCCGCCTCCTCGTCCCCCGCCGATGGGACGCCGAAG ACATCTGCCACGGAAAATCCCTCGGCCCACCAGCCCCTCGACAGCGACTTTGGAGGGTCACCCGCGGCCCGCCGAGACCCGAGTCGGAGCCCCGTCTGGCGTGCGCCCGGCTCGGCCTTCCGGGGGAGCGCTTGCCACGACGCGCCCAACTTGCCGCCTTCGCCCACCGTCAACACCCGGGAGGCCTTGG ACGTGATCATGGGAATGTTCCGGGACCCCACGCTGACTGAGGAGCTGTCGGGCGACACGTCAGACGATGCCGTCG AGTCCGCCCTGCCGGGCAATTgggcccccgccgccgccgagccGTTGTTCATCTACCAGGATGACGTCAG TGCCGCCGCGTCCCACGCAGCGCCGGGCGAGAGCAAAGCCACGCGAGGCCGAGGCTTGTCGGAGAAGGCGCCGGCCGTC GAAGCCCACGCGGAGGCTGCGGGGCGGGACCAGACGGCCGAGGGGATGAGCTGTTGGGACGAGGACCGGCTGGCGGCGTGTCCCAACAACACGGCCGACTTTGCCCCGGCGGCGCGCTGCGTGTCCACGCCCTTTGTGCGCAGAGGGATCGGCGACGCAG GGTTCGTTCAAGTGGCAGACGTTGAAGATTCCCTCGCCGTGCAAAAAAACAGCCTGCTCCAAAGTCAAGAAG CGGACGTGACGTGCGCTGGCAGCGCGGCCGACCAAAATCCTTTCCTCCGACGGTGTCACAAGCTCAG TCCCATCATGGAACAGAGCCCGCCTGACGTCTCGAGCGAGGGGCTGGCCGCCCACCGGCCGAGCGCCTTGTCTGTTACCTCGCCGGCCGTGCAAATGTCGCAGGACTCTGTAGCCGCCGTCCAGCTGTTTACCATCCCGGAGGATTTGCCACCCGTTGCCCCACAGGAACTCTGCAAAAGCACCTCTGCGGTAATTGCGAGTCCTGAAAAAGAGCCTTGTCGGCCCTCACCGCCGGGCCTCCGGCGGAAGACGCAAGCGCTTCTGTCCACGGCAGCTGCCCGACAAGGCGTGGCCGGTCCTGACGGCGATCTCCGCGACGGCGCTCGCCCTCCGTCCGATCCCTGGAGCGCCGAGCTAATCTCGGATTTGCTGTCGAGCGTGAGCCCGCCGCTCGCCTCGCACCCGCAGTTGGTCAACTGGCAGCGCGGGCTCCCCGACATCGGCGTCAAGAAGACCATCAGCATGG GAACGGCGTCTCTGCGAGTGGACCGCGTCCTCGGCCAAGGAGCCTTTGCTACCGTTTACCTGGCCACTGACCCCGCCACCTCAGACAAGATGGTGCTGAAG GTGCAGAAACCCTCCAATCCGTGGGAGTTTTACATCCACACGCAGCTCGACCGGCGACTGTCGCCGTCCGTGCGTCATTTGTTCAGCCGCGTGCGATCGGCTCACATCTTCACTAACGGCAGCGTGCTGGTGGGCGAGCTGCACGCCTACGGCACCCTGCTG AACGCGGCCAACCTTTACAAAAGCCTGGGCGACAGAGTGATGCCCCAGCCGCTCGTCATCCACTTTGCCATTTGCATCCTGCGGATGCTGGAAGAACTGCACACCGCCCGCATCATCCACGCCGATGTCAAGCCCGACAACTTCATGCTGGGGCAAAG GTTCGCGGCCGCCGACGACTTTGAGCCGGACCGCCCGGAGCCGGGCCTGGTTCTCATCGACCTGGGCCAGAGCATCGACATGGACCTCTTCCCGCCGGGCGCTGCCTTCACTGCCAGCTGCTTGACGTCGGGCTTCCGGTGCACCGAGATGCTCAGCGGCAAGCCTTGGAACTACCAG ACGGACCTGTTTGGCGCGGCGGGAACCATTCACGTGCTGCTGTTCGGAACGTACATGCAAGTGGTGCAAAACGACGGCGAGTGGCAGACCTGCGCCGCCTTCCGAAG GATGCCTCACAGAGACATGTGGCTGCACTTGTTCCGCACGCTGCTCAACGTTCCCGCCTGCCGTCCGGCCCCCGACGCGCTGGCCGACCTTCGGCGCCGTCTAAGCGCCGTCCTGCAGCGCGACTACTGCAACAAGTTGGCGTCGCTTAAGCGCCGCCTGCTCGTCCTCCTGCTGCAGAGCTGCCAGGCCGCATCCCGCGCGTGA
- the bub1 gene encoding mitotic checkpoint serine/threonine-protein kinase BUB1 isoform X2, with protein MGDDPLDAWLKFVEYLDQSGSGETAMVLKRLVQNFLGVERYADDARFVNVCIRCATYFSEPIALFQHIFNKGVGTQTAALYVAWAQQFERKAMMEKADVVYLKALENRAQPVDSLMREYRQFQARIRSRAEVSGGDPEPSLDSAPAAPAQAAAAAAELPSSGVCTVWSGPGREPEYADGEFVSMYSKDALAAQGSELCFDEVRARAYWRKREAEDHLRTKRRAEGSPRSPPCPIAPPEAERSLAAASSSPADGTPKTSATENPSAHQPLDSDFGGSPAARRDPSRSPVWRAPGSAFRGSACHDAPNLPPSPTVNTREALDVIMGMFRDPTLTEELSGDTSDDAVESALPGNWAPAAAEPLFIYQDDVSAAASHAAPGESKATRGRGLSEKAPAVEAHAEAAGRDQTAEGMSCWDEDRLAACPNNTADFAPAARCVSTPFVRRGIGDAGFVQVADVEDSLAVQKNSLLQSQEADVTCAGSAADQNPFLRRCHKLSPIMEQSPPDVSSEGLAAHRPSALSVTSPAVQMSQDSVAAVQLFTIPEDLPPVAPQELCKSTSAVIASPEKEPCRPSPPGLRRKTQALLSTAAARQGVAGPDGDLRDGARPPSDPWSAELISDLLSSVSPPLASHPQLVNWQRGLPDIGVKKTISMGTASLRVDRVLGQGAFATVYLATDPATSDKMVLKVQKPSNPWEFYIHTQLDRRLSPSVRHLFSRVRSAHIFTNGSVLVGELHAYGTLLNAANLYKSLGDRVMPQPLVIHFAICILRMLEELHTARIIHADVKPDNFMLGQRFAAADDFEPDRPEPGLVLIDLGQSIDMDLFPPGAAFTASCLTSGFRCTEMLSGKPWNYQTDLFGAAGTIHVLLFGTYMQVVQNDGEWQTCAAFRRMPHRDMWLHLFRTLLNVPACRPAPDALADLRRRLSAVLQRDYCNKLASLKRRLLVLLLQSCQAASRA; from the exons ATGGGAGATGACCCCCTGGACGCGTGGCTCAA GTTTGTGGAGTACTTGGACCAAAGCGGCAGCGGTGAAACGGCGATGGTGCTCAAAAGGCTGGTGCAGAACTTTCTCGGAGTGGAGCGATATGCCGACGACGCCCGCTTTGTCAACGTGTGCATCAGATGC GCCACCTACTTCTCGGAGCCCATTGCCCTGTTCCAGCACATCTTCAACAAGGGCGTGGGCACGCAGACGGCGGCGCTTTACGTGGCCTGGGCTCAGCAATTTGAGCGAAAAGCAATGATGGAGAAAGCGGACGTCGTTTACCTCAAAGCTCTGGAGAACCGAGCCCAGCCCGTCGACAGCCTCATGCGAGAGTACAG GCAGTTTCAGGCTCGAATCAGAAGCCGGGCAGAGGTGTCGGGAG GAGATCCCGAGCCGTCGCTGGACAGCGCGCCCGCTGCTCCCGCCCAG gcagctgccgccgctgccgagCTCCCATCCAGTGGCGTCTGCAC AGTTTGGAGCGGTCCCGGCCGTGAGCCCGAATACGCCGACGGGGAGTTCGTGTCCATGTACTCCAAGGATGCGCTGGCGGCGCAAGGATCTGAGCTTTGCTTCGACGAAGTGCGAGCACGGGCGTACTGGCGGAAGCGGGAGGCCGAGGATCACCTGAGAACAAAGCGCAGAGCGGAGGGGTCACCGAGGTCGCCCCCGTGTCCCATTGCACCACCTGAAGCGGAGCGCTCCCTGGCGGCCGCCTCCTCGTCCCCCGCCGATGGGACGCCGAAG ACATCTGCCACGGAAAATCCCTCGGCCCACCAGCCCCTCGACAGCGACTTTGGAGGGTCACCCGCGGCCCGCCGAGACCCGAGTCGGAGCCCCGTCTGGCGTGCGCCCGGCTCGGCCTTCCGGGGGAGCGCTTGCCACGACGCGCCCAACTTGCCGCCTTCGCCCACCGTCAACACCCGGGAGGCCTTGG ACGTGATCATGGGAATGTTCCGGGACCCCACGCTGACTGAGGAGCTGTCGGGCGACACGTCAGACGATGCCGTCG AGTCCGCCCTGCCGGGCAATTgggcccccgccgccgccgagccGTTGTTCATCTACCAGGATGACGTCAG TGCCGCCGCGTCCCACGCAGCGCCGGGCGAGAGCAAAGCCACGCGAGGCCGAGGCTTGTCGGAGAAGGCGCCGGCCGTC GAAGCCCACGCGGAGGCTGCGGGGCGGGACCAGACGGCCGAGGGGATGAGCTGTTGGGACGAGGACCGGCTGGCGGCGTGTCCCAACAACACGGCCGACTTTGCCCCGGCGGCGCGCTGCGTGTCCACGCCCTTTGTGCGCAGAGGGATCGGCGACGCAG GGTTCGTTCAAGTGGCAGACGTTGAAGATTCCCTCGCCGTGCAAAAAAACAGCCTGCTCCAAAGTCAAGAAG CGGACGTGACGTGCGCTGGCAGCGCGGCCGACCAAAATCCTTTCCTCCGACGGTGTCACAAGCTCAG TCCCATCATGGAACAGAGCCCGCCTGACGTCTCGAGCGAGGGGCTGGCCGCCCACCGGCCGAGCGCCTTGTCTGTTACCTCGCCGGCCGTGCAAATGTCGCAGGACTCTGTAGCCGCCGTCCAGCTGTTTACCATCCCGGAGGATTTGCCACCCGTTGCCCCACAGGAACTCTGCAAAAGCACCTCTGCGGTAATTGCGAGTCCTGAAAAAGAGCCTTGTCGGCCCTCACCGCCGGGCCTCCGGCGGAAGACGCAAGCGCTTCTGTCCACGGCAGCTGCCCGACAAGGCGTGGCCGGTCCTGACGGCGATCTCCGCGACGGCGCTCGCCCTCCGTCCGATCCCTGGAGCGCCGAGCTAATCTCGGATTTGCTGTCGAGCGTGAGCCCGCCGCTCGCCTCGCACCCGCAGTTGGTCAACTGGCAGCGCGGGCTCCCCGACATCGGCGTCAAGAAGACCATCAGCATGG GAACGGCGTCTCTGCGAGTGGACCGCGTCCTCGGCCAAGGAGCCTTTGCTACCGTTTACCTGGCCACTGACCCCGCCACCTCAGACAAGATGGTGCTGAAG GTGCAGAAACCCTCCAATCCGTGGGAGTTTTACATCCACACGCAGCTCGACCGGCGACTGTCGCCGTCCGTGCGTCATTTGTTCAGCCGCGTGCGATCGGCTCACATCTTCACTAACGGCAGCGTGCTGGTGGGCGAGCTGCACGCCTACGGCACCCTGCTG AACGCGGCCAACCTTTACAAAAGCCTGGGCGACAGAGTGATGCCCCAGCCGCTCGTCATCCACTTTGCCATTTGCATCCTGCGGATGCTGGAAGAACTGCACACCGCCCGCATCATCCACGCCGATGTCAAGCCCGACAACTTCATGCTGGGGCAAAG GTTCGCGGCCGCCGACGACTTTGAGCCGGACCGCCCGGAGCCGGGCCTGGTTCTCATCGACCTGGGCCAGAGCATCGACATGGACCTCTTCCCGCCGGGCGCTGCCTTCACTGCCAGCTGCTTGACGTCGGGCTTCCGGTGCACCGAGATGCTCAGCGGCAAGCCTTGGAACTACCAG ACGGACCTGTTTGGCGCGGCGGGAACCATTCACGTGCTGCTGTTCGGAACGTACATGCAAGTGGTGCAAAACGACGGCGAGTGGCAGACCTGCGCCGCCTTCCGAAG GATGCCTCACAGAGACATGTGGCTGCACTTGTTCCGCACGCTGCTCAACGTTCCCGCCTGCCGTCCGGCCCCCGACGCGCTGGCCGACCTTCGGCGCCGTCTAAGCGCCGTCCTGCAGCGCGACTACTGCAACAAGTTGGCGTCGCTTAAGCGCCGCCTGCTCGTCCTCCTGCTGCAGAGCTGCCAGGCCGCATCCCGCGCGTGA
- the bub1 gene encoding mitotic checkpoint serine/threonine-protein kinase BUB1 isoform X3, translated as MDVASCLKAFESSFASYMGDDPLDAWLKFVEYLDQSGSGETAMVLKRLVQNFLGVERYADDARFVNVCIRCATYFSEPIALFQHIFNKGVGTQTAALYVAWAQQFERKAMMEKADVVYLKALENRAQPVDSLMREYRQFQARIRSRAEVSGGDPEPSLDSAPAAPAQAAAAAAELPSSGVCTVWSGPGREPEYADGEFVSMYSKDALAAQGSELCFDEVRARAYWRKREAEDHLRTKRRAEGSPRSPPCPIAPPEAERSLAAASSSPADGTPKTSATENPSAHQPLDSDFGGSPAARRDPSRSPVWRAPGSAFRGSACHDAPNLPPSPTVNTREALDVIMGMFRDPTLTEELSGDTSDDAVESALPGNWAPAAAEPLFIYQDDVSAAASHAAPGESKATRGRGLSEKAPAVEAHAEAAGRDQTAEGMSCWDEDRLAACPNNTADFAPAARCVSTPFVRRGIGDAGFVQVADVEDSLAVQKNSLLQSQEADVTCAGSAADQNPFLRRCHKLSPIMEQSPPDVSSEGLAAHRPSALSVTSPAVQMSQDSVAAVQLFTIPEDLPPVAPQELCKSTSAVIASPEKEPCRPSPPGLRRKTQALLSTAAARQGVAGPDGDLRDGARPPSDPWSAELISDLLSSVSPPLASHPQLVNWQRGLPDIGVKKTISMGTASLRVDRVLGQGAFATVYLATDPATSDKMVLKVQKPSNPWEFYIHTQLDRRLSPSVRHLFSRVRSAHIFTNGSVLVGELHAYGTLLNAANLYKSLGDRVMPQPLVIHFAICILRMLEELHTARIIHADVKPDNFMLGQRFAAADDFEPDRPEPGLVLIDLGQSIDMDLFPPGAAFTASCLTSGFRCTEMLSGKPWNYQTDLFGAAGTIHVLLFGTYMQVVQNDGEWQTCAAFRS; from the exons ATGGATGTGGCCTCTTGTTTAAA AGCGTTTGAGAGCAGTTTCGCCTCGTACATGGGAGATGACCCCCTGGACGCGTGGCTCAA GTTTGTGGAGTACTTGGACCAAAGCGGCAGCGGTGAAACGGCGATGGTGCTCAAAAGGCTGGTGCAGAACTTTCTCGGAGTGGAGCGATATGCCGACGACGCCCGCTTTGTCAACGTGTGCATCAGATGC GCCACCTACTTCTCGGAGCCCATTGCCCTGTTCCAGCACATCTTCAACAAGGGCGTGGGCACGCAGACGGCGGCGCTTTACGTGGCCTGGGCTCAGCAATTTGAGCGAAAAGCAATGATGGAGAAAGCGGACGTCGTTTACCTCAAAGCTCTGGAGAACCGAGCCCAGCCCGTCGACAGCCTCATGCGAGAGTACAG GCAGTTTCAGGCTCGAATCAGAAGCCGGGCAGAGGTGTCGGGAG GAGATCCCGAGCCGTCGCTGGACAGCGCGCCCGCTGCTCCCGCCCAG gcagctgccgccgctgccgagCTCCCATCCAGTGGCGTCTGCAC AGTTTGGAGCGGTCCCGGCCGTGAGCCCGAATACGCCGACGGGGAGTTCGTGTCCATGTACTCCAAGGATGCGCTGGCGGCGCAAGGATCTGAGCTTTGCTTCGACGAAGTGCGAGCACGGGCGTACTGGCGGAAGCGGGAGGCCGAGGATCACCTGAGAACAAAGCGCAGAGCGGAGGGGTCACCGAGGTCGCCCCCGTGTCCCATTGCACCACCTGAAGCGGAGCGCTCCCTGGCGGCCGCCTCCTCGTCCCCCGCCGATGGGACGCCGAAG ACATCTGCCACGGAAAATCCCTCGGCCCACCAGCCCCTCGACAGCGACTTTGGAGGGTCACCCGCGGCCCGCCGAGACCCGAGTCGGAGCCCCGTCTGGCGTGCGCCCGGCTCGGCCTTCCGGGGGAGCGCTTGCCACGACGCGCCCAACTTGCCGCCTTCGCCCACCGTCAACACCCGGGAGGCCTTGG ACGTGATCATGGGAATGTTCCGGGACCCCACGCTGACTGAGGAGCTGTCGGGCGACACGTCAGACGATGCCGTCG AGTCCGCCCTGCCGGGCAATTgggcccccgccgccgccgagccGTTGTTCATCTACCAGGATGACGTCAG TGCCGCCGCGTCCCACGCAGCGCCGGGCGAGAGCAAAGCCACGCGAGGCCGAGGCTTGTCGGAGAAGGCGCCGGCCGTC GAAGCCCACGCGGAGGCTGCGGGGCGGGACCAGACGGCCGAGGGGATGAGCTGTTGGGACGAGGACCGGCTGGCGGCGTGTCCCAACAACACGGCCGACTTTGCCCCGGCGGCGCGCTGCGTGTCCACGCCCTTTGTGCGCAGAGGGATCGGCGACGCAG GGTTCGTTCAAGTGGCAGACGTTGAAGATTCCCTCGCCGTGCAAAAAAACAGCCTGCTCCAAAGTCAAGAAG CGGACGTGACGTGCGCTGGCAGCGCGGCCGACCAAAATCCTTTCCTCCGACGGTGTCACAAGCTCAG TCCCATCATGGAACAGAGCCCGCCTGACGTCTCGAGCGAGGGGCTGGCCGCCCACCGGCCGAGCGCCTTGTCTGTTACCTCGCCGGCCGTGCAAATGTCGCAGGACTCTGTAGCCGCCGTCCAGCTGTTTACCATCCCGGAGGATTTGCCACCCGTTGCCCCACAGGAACTCTGCAAAAGCACCTCTGCGGTAATTGCGAGTCCTGAAAAAGAGCCTTGTCGGCCCTCACCGCCGGGCCTCCGGCGGAAGACGCAAGCGCTTCTGTCCACGGCAGCTGCCCGACAAGGCGTGGCCGGTCCTGACGGCGATCTCCGCGACGGCGCTCGCCCTCCGTCCGATCCCTGGAGCGCCGAGCTAATCTCGGATTTGCTGTCGAGCGTGAGCCCGCCGCTCGCCTCGCACCCGCAGTTGGTCAACTGGCAGCGCGGGCTCCCCGACATCGGCGTCAAGAAGACCATCAGCATGG GAACGGCGTCTCTGCGAGTGGACCGCGTCCTCGGCCAAGGAGCCTTTGCTACCGTTTACCTGGCCACTGACCCCGCCACCTCAGACAAGATGGTGCTGAAG GTGCAGAAACCCTCCAATCCGTGGGAGTTTTACATCCACACGCAGCTCGACCGGCGACTGTCGCCGTCCGTGCGTCATTTGTTCAGCCGCGTGCGATCGGCTCACATCTTCACTAACGGCAGCGTGCTGGTGGGCGAGCTGCACGCCTACGGCACCCTGCTG AACGCGGCCAACCTTTACAAAAGCCTGGGCGACAGAGTGATGCCCCAGCCGCTCGTCATCCACTTTGCCATTTGCATCCTGCGGATGCTGGAAGAACTGCACACCGCCCGCATCATCCACGCCGATGTCAAGCCCGACAACTTCATGCTGGGGCAAAG GTTCGCGGCCGCCGACGACTTTGAGCCGGACCGCCCGGAGCCGGGCCTGGTTCTCATCGACCTGGGCCAGAGCATCGACATGGACCTCTTCCCGCCGGGCGCTGCCTTCACTGCCAGCTGCTTGACGTCGGGCTTCCGGTGCACCGAGATGCTCAGCGGCAAGCCTTGGAACTACCAG ACGGACCTGTTTGGCGCGGCGGGAACCATTCACGTGCTGCTGTTCGGAACGTACATGCAAGTGGTGCAAAACGACGGCGAGTGGCAGACCTGCGCCGCCTTCCGAAG CTGA